In one Mangrovibacterium diazotrophicum genomic region, the following are encoded:
- the phnW gene encoding 2-aminoethylphosphonate--pyruvate transaminase, producing MELNSLPDNPYLLLTPGPLSTSKTVKAVMLRDWCTWDDDYNHNIVQEIRGRLVQLASRNPENYTSVLMQGSGSFGVESVIGSAVPADGKLLVIANGAYGTRMVQIAQALKINHLVYALSEVNPPEIGELKRMLDENPDITHLAVVHCETTTGILNPVREVLAEAKSRNIVCILDAMSSFGGIPLDMRDWGADFLISSPNKCIQGVPGFSFIIADKHELAKCEGQARSLSLDLYDQWNTMENGGGKWRFTSPTHVVRAFLQALLELEQEGGVEKRFERYCTNQKTLVSGMRSIGFETLLPDELHSPIITSFRSPSSEKYVFKELYDRLKEKGFVIYPGKVTQGDTFRIGNIGEVYPSDMEMLVQTIGQVKFW from the coding sequence ATGGAACTAAATTCATTGCCTGATAATCCTTACTTGTTGTTAACGCCTGGTCCTTTGTCGACCAGCAAAACGGTAAAGGCGGTTATGTTGCGCGACTGGTGTACCTGGGACGACGATTACAACCATAATATTGTACAGGAAATCCGCGGCCGTTTGGTGCAGTTAGCAAGTCGCAATCCGGAAAACTATACTTCTGTGTTGATGCAGGGGAGTGGTAGTTTCGGAGTGGAATCAGTGATTGGTTCGGCTGTACCCGCTGATGGAAAGTTGCTCGTGATTGCCAATGGTGCGTACGGTACCCGAATGGTTCAAATTGCACAAGCGTTGAAAATCAATCACCTGGTTTATGCTTTGTCTGAGGTTAATCCTCCTGAAATCGGAGAACTCAAACGCATGCTGGACGAAAACCCGGATATCACACATCTTGCAGTTGTTCACTGCGAAACCACAACCGGCATTCTGAATCCTGTTCGCGAGGTACTGGCTGAAGCGAAGAGTCGGAATATCGTTTGTATCCTCGATGCCATGAGCAGCTTTGGTGGTATTCCGCTGGATATGAGGGATTGGGGTGCTGATTTTCTGATTAGTTCGCCAAATAAGTGTATTCAGGGAGTGCCTGGTTTTTCATTCATTATCGCCGACAAACATGAGTTGGCGAAATGCGAAGGTCAGGCGCGTTCGTTGTCGCTCGATTTGTACGATCAGTGGAATACGATGGAGAATGGCGGAGGCAAGTGGCGCTTTACATCACCAACGCATGTGGTGCGCGCCTTTTTGCAGGCCTTGTTGGAATTGGAGCAGGAAGGTGGTGTAGAGAAACGCTTTGAGCGATACTGTACGAATCAAAAGACGTTGGTCTCGGGGATGCGGAGTATCGGCTTCGAAACCCTTTTGCCCGATGAATTGCATTCTCCGATCATTACTTCTTTTCGTTCGCCATCATCTGAAAAATATGTGTTCAAGGAATTATATGATCGCCTGAAGGAAAAAGGCTTCGTGATTTACCCCGGAAAAGTGACGCAGGGCGACACTTTCCGTATTGGAAACATCGGCGAAGTTTATCCTTCGGATATGGAAATGCTGGTGCAGACGATCGGTCAGGTTAAATTTTGGTAA
- a CDS encoding DUF5690 family protein yields MEGIKLKISSWLSRQPSWVFALYASFTAFFVYSCMYAFRKPFTVGTFEDLSLWGVDYKIWLITSQVIGYTLSKFLGIKYISEMTNNARTYYILALVGAAEVALLLFWVVPQPYNFIFMFFNGLPLGMIWGAVFSYLEGRRLTELLGAGLCVSFIVASGVVKTVGGLVMLHFGVSEFAMPFITGLIFAIPLVVSVFFLDAVPPPTAEDERLRTKRAPMNKAERRAFLAKFSIGILLLVLTYVFLTIFRELRDNFSAEIWDSLGYGNDASIFTVAELPVAVFTLLSLALVTFVRSNFKAFNIILAIIFIGFLVVIASTLLFERQLIQGKLWMILMGIGLYLGYVPFNAFLYERLISSFRYISNIGFLIYVSDAFGYLGSLGVVLYKNFYTPNISWVKFFSLSGFWFSLVGLVLMALSMVYFNVKYRRFQKDAIGAEQEKDLATAPEFLINRTNK; encoded by the coding sequence ATGGAAGGAATTAAACTGAAAATTAGCAGTTGGTTGTCGCGACAACCCTCTTGGGTTTTTGCGTTGTATGCGTCGTTTACGGCGTTCTTTGTTTACTCGTGTATGTATGCTTTTCGAAAGCCTTTTACGGTTGGCACCTTCGAAGATTTGAGTCTGTGGGGAGTCGACTACAAGATATGGCTCATCACCTCACAGGTAATTGGGTACACATTAAGTAAGTTTCTGGGCATCAAATATATCTCGGAAATGACCAACAATGCGCGTACCTACTATATTTTGGCGCTTGTTGGTGCTGCAGAGGTCGCATTGTTGCTGTTTTGGGTGGTGCCGCAACCATACAATTTTATTTTCATGTTTTTCAACGGTTTGCCCTTGGGGATGATTTGGGGAGCTGTTTTTAGCTACCTCGAAGGACGCCGGTTAACCGAGTTGCTGGGAGCAGGGTTGTGTGTCAGTTTTATTGTTGCATCCGGAGTTGTCAAAACAGTTGGTGGTCTGGTAATGCTTCATTTTGGGGTAAGCGAATTTGCGATGCCCTTTATTACCGGTTTGATTTTTGCCATCCCCTTGGTTGTTTCGGTTTTCTTCCTCGATGCGGTTCCTCCGCCAACAGCTGAAGACGAACGGCTACGAACCAAACGAGCGCCAATGAACAAGGCTGAGCGCAGAGCATTTTTGGCCAAATTTTCGATCGGTATTTTATTGCTGGTTTTAACCTATGTGTTTCTGACCATCTTCAGGGAATTGCGCGACAATTTTTCTGCAGAAATATGGGATTCGCTCGGGTATGGAAACGATGCATCCATTTTCACTGTGGCCGAATTGCCGGTTGCTGTGTTTACTTTGCTTTCACTGGCTTTGGTAACTTTTGTGCGATCAAATTTCAAAGCTTTCAATATCATTCTGGCTATCATTTTTATCGGTTTTCTGGTTGTCATTGCCTCTACTTTGCTATTCGAAAGGCAATTGATCCAAGGGAAACTGTGGATGATATTGATGGGAATTGGGCTCTATTTGGGCTATGTTCCGTTTAATGCCTTTTTGTACGAGCGGTTAATCTCATCCTTTCGGTACATCAGTAATATTGGATTTTTGATCTATGTGTCCGATGCCTTCGGTTACCTCGGGAGCTTGGGAGTTGTGCTCTACAAAAACTTTTATACGCCAAATATTAGCTGGGTGAAATTCTTTAGTCTCTCCGGGTTTTGGTTTTCGCTCGTGGGACTGGTATTGATGGCGTTGTCGATGGTGTATTTTAACGTCAAATATCGACGTTTCCAAAAGGATGCCATCGGGGCAGAGCAGGAAAAAGATTTGGCGACCGCTCCGGAGTTTTTAATCAACAGAACAAATAAATAA
- a CDS encoding aspartate aminotransferase family protein, producing MEDKILRVEGDINLTEGRKVWMTELADETVDLLHQDAGAFIHQALSTPCLDVLDRVEGSYLITTSGKKILDFHGNNLHQLGHGNREVVEAVSKMMHKLPFSPRRYTNRVAIELAERLTSLAPGLNRVLFAPGGSEANSMALKLARIATGKFKVVSMWGAFHGGGLDTISVGGEAPFRKGIGPLMTGVQHVPQPEFYRQPWKDDPDQNVYVELIRQVFENEGDVGALIAETVRNTDVQIPSKNFWQKIRALCDEYGVVLILDEIPIAMGRTGKFFAFEHYGITPDIVTIGKALGGGVFPMAAVLTNDRFNGAAEHSVGHFTHEKSPLGSAAGLAVLNFIEKESIVARANELGALMQKRLLEMKERYEIIGDVRGIGLLWGVDLVTDRETKERAFAEGEKVMYDCLKNGLSFKVSQGSVINLCPPITISQEELEQALGILENAIIKVNK from the coding sequence ATGGAAGATAAAATACTCCGGGTTGAAGGGGACATCAACCTCACCGAAGGTCGGAAAGTGTGGATGACGGAATTGGCGGATGAGACCGTTGATTTGTTACATCAGGATGCCGGTGCATTTATTCACCAGGCTTTGTCGACACCTTGTCTGGATGTGCTGGACCGGGTTGAGGGCTCTTACCTGATTACCACTTCGGGGAAAAAAATACTGGACTTTCACGGTAATAATTTGCACCAGCTGGGGCATGGTAATCGGGAAGTGGTTGAAGCTGTGTCGAAAATGATGCATAAGCTTCCTTTTTCGCCTCGCCGATATACCAATCGGGTAGCCATTGAATTGGCGGAAAGGTTAACTTCGTTGGCGCCTGGTTTGAACCGGGTTTTGTTTGCTCCGGGAGGATCTGAAGCAAACTCGATGGCATTGAAACTGGCTCGGATTGCAACCGGAAAATTCAAGGTTGTTTCCATGTGGGGTGCTTTTCACGGGGGAGGTCTCGACACGATTTCGGTTGGCGGTGAAGCGCCATTTCGGAAAGGAATCGGGCCGTTGATGACGGGTGTGCAGCATGTTCCGCAGCCCGAGTTTTATCGTCAGCCCTGGAAAGACGATCCGGATCAGAATGTTTATGTAGAGTTGATTCGGCAGGTGTTTGAGAACGAAGGAGATGTCGGTGCGTTGATTGCCGAAACCGTTCGGAATACAGATGTACAGATTCCTTCGAAAAACTTTTGGCAGAAAATTAGGGCTCTTTGCGATGAATATGGAGTTGTATTGATACTAGATGAAATCCCGATTGCGATGGGTAGAACCGGGAAGTTCTTTGCTTTTGAGCACTATGGAATCACACCCGATATTGTCACAATCGGTAAGGCTTTGGGTGGAGGTGTTTTCCCAATGGCCGCGGTGCTGACCAACGATCGTTTCAATGGGGCTGCCGAACATTCGGTGGGCCATTTTACGCACGAGAAATCACCGCTCGGAAGTGCTGCCGGATTGGCTGTTTTGAATTTTATAGAGAAAGAAAGTATTGTGGCCCGCGCGAATGAATTGGGGGCTTTGATGCAAAAGCGCTTGTTGGAAATGAAAGAGCGTTATGAAATAATAGGAGATGTTCGCGGTATTGGATTGTTGTGGGGCGTTGATTTGGTAACGGATCGCGAAACCAAGGAGCGGGCATTTGCCGAAGGCGAGAAAGTGATGTACGATTGCCTGAAAAACGGTTTGAGTTTTAAAGTATCGCAGGGAAGTGTGATCAACCTTTGCCCGCCAATCACAATCTCGCAGGAAGAACTGGAGCAAGCGCTCGGCATCCTGGAAAATGCAATTATAAAAGTGAATAAATAG
- a CDS encoding helix-turn-helix domain-containing protein, with protein sequence MNNEDVHYVGKRIKEIRLQKEMKLVDLAIKSGISKGLLSRIENGRTIPSLPVLFNIITTLNENPSSFFETMGQGSNSPFYMLLKKEEYSAIEKEDSVGFNYFSIFSRSFSDFTFNAVLLLLEPDAKREMVTTDGMEFIYLASGNIEYKLGDETISMEEGDSLFFDGRVPHLKINNSEQTARILVIYLLFNK encoded by the coding sequence ATGAATAACGAAGATGTGCACTACGTCGGAAAACGGATCAAGGAGATCAGGCTTCAAAAAGAAATGAAACTGGTTGATCTTGCCATAAAATCCGGCATAAGTAAAGGTTTATTATCTCGCATTGAAAACGGGCGAACGATTCCTTCGCTTCCGGTTTTGTTCAACATTATAACAACGCTAAACGAGAACCCCAGCAGCTTTTTCGAAACGATGGGCCAGGGTTCAAATTCGCCGTTTTACATGTTATTAAAAAAAGAGGAATATTCAGCGATTGAGAAGGAAGATTCGGTCGGATTTAATTATTTCTCAATTTTCAGCCGGTCTTTCAGCGATTTCACATTCAACGCGGTTTTGCTACTGCTTGAACCGGACGCCAAACGGGAAATGGTAACAACCGACGGAATGGAATTCATTTACCTGGCCAGCGGAAATATCGAATACAAACTGGGTGACGAAACGATTTCGATGGAAGAAGGAGATTCGCTGTTTTTTGACGGACGCGTCCCTCACCTGAAAATCAACAATTCGGAACAAACAGCCAGAATACTTGTGATATACCTATTATTCAATAAATAG
- a CDS encoding HAD hydrolase-like protein, with protein MKNFEMVVFDMAGTTVVDKNEVESCFLEAVNQTGLQATNDEINSMMGWSKLTVFQTLWNRQLTGASEKEIARRVDDSYAIFRETLEAHYLKSEILPTPGSLEIFDYLRKKDVKIALTTGFYRKVTDIILSKLGWNEGLDKNYTGTGLINASISSDQVKAGRPSPFMIFRAMELCDVNDVRQIIKIGDTPSDLGEGKNAGCQLSLGVTNGTHTREQLSQYENDGLFDSIAHFHDFLIKQD; from the coding sequence ATGAAAAATTTTGAAATGGTCGTTTTTGACATGGCCGGGACTACCGTGGTCGACAAAAACGAGGTAGAGTCCTGTTTTCTCGAAGCCGTCAACCAAACCGGATTACAGGCAACAAACGATGAGATCAATTCGATGATGGGATGGTCAAAATTGACCGTGTTTCAAACGCTATGGAACAGACAATTAACAGGTGCTTCAGAAAAAGAAATTGCCAGGCGGGTGGACGACTCCTACGCTATTTTTCGGGAAACACTGGAAGCGCACTACCTGAAATCCGAAATTCTTCCAACACCGGGGAGTCTGGAAATTTTTGATTACCTGAGAAAAAAAGACGTCAAAATAGCACTGACCACAGGGTTCTACCGCAAAGTGACCGACATTATACTAAGCAAATTGGGGTGGAACGAGGGGCTGGATAAAAATTACACCGGCACTGGACTGATCAATGCCTCAATCAGCAGCGACCAGGTAAAGGCAGGACGCCCGTCGCCGTTTATGATTTTCAGAGCCATGGAACTTTGCGACGTGAACGATGTTCGTCAGATCATCAAGATTGGCGACACACCATCGGATCTGGGAGAAGGCAAGAATGCCGGCTGCCAATTATCACTTGGAGTTACCAACGGCACACACACCCGCGAACAATTAAGCCAATACGAAAACGACGGGCTTTTCGATAGCATCGCTCACTTCCACGATTTTCTAATAAAACAAGATTAA
- a CDS encoding alkaline phosphatase family protein encodes MKRFIYFLALVGVMGSLVVSCNCEYKPKGIKRVVVIGFDGMSVGGVMKASTPNFDEYNANGAYSFHCRNILPTVSSPNWAAMLTGSDAAQTGVTSNAWQVDDYQLPPVLTTENGRYPDIFYVLKKNKPSLKTASVYDWGDFGRLYDNSFVDVDIHPEGALKTAETASKVIKEDKPDFLFIHFDHVDHAGHADGHMTPAYLKAVELADSLAAVVVNATKEAGTYDETLFIITADHGGVGHGHGDMTVQGNEVPFFLFGNHTKSGYELPVEVNLMDLAATVAYVFDVPRPQAWIGRPVVCAFKDAPEPDPATLVGDFLSAYRNTPVILPQDADGKSGGFYVGEKALVTILTEGKDGKIRYTTDGSIPTKNSTVYSEPFELANSGTVRAAYFGNDGRHSTYSEAFYRVVEKVDENTGVNYKIYQGENLGKIPAFSFLKKVASGKAYEISTDQIADKLGENVAVEFEGYITIEKPGKYEFFTASDDGSKLFLDGKELVNNDGDHGTKEESGSVQLEVGKHKIRVEYFNGGGGGFLATGFRGPGIPKQILSPEFLSVK; translated from the coding sequence ATGAAACGTTTTATTTATTTTTTAGCCCTGGTTGGGGTTATGGGCTCACTGGTTGTTTCGTGTAATTGTGAGTACAAACCGAAAGGTATAAAAAGAGTGGTTGTGATTGGCTTCGACGGCATGTCGGTTGGTGGAGTAATGAAAGCCAGTACGCCGAATTTTGACGAGTATAATGCCAATGGCGCTTACAGCTTCCACTGCCGGAATATTTTGCCGACTGTGAGTAGTCCGAATTGGGCAGCCATGTTAACCGGCTCGGATGCCGCGCAAACGGGCGTAACTTCGAATGCCTGGCAGGTCGACGACTACCAGTTGCCTCCGGTATTGACAACAGAAAACGGACGTTACCCGGATATTTTCTATGTTTTGAAGAAGAACAAACCCAGCCTGAAAACTGCGTCAGTTTATGATTGGGGTGATTTTGGGCGCCTGTACGATAATTCGTTTGTGGATGTGGATATTCATCCCGAAGGAGCGCTGAAAACGGCAGAAACTGCGTCGAAGGTGATTAAAGAGGATAAACCGGATTTTCTGTTTATTCATTTCGATCATGTAGACCATGCCGGGCATGCCGATGGTCATATGACTCCGGCGTATTTGAAAGCGGTTGAATTGGCCGACTCGCTGGCAGCGGTTGTTGTAAATGCAACAAAAGAGGCTGGAACTTATGACGAAACCCTTTTTATCATCACGGCCGACCATGGCGGTGTTGGCCACGGACATGGCGATATGACGGTTCAAGGAAATGAAGTTCCCTTCTTTTTGTTCGGCAATCATACAAAAAGCGGTTATGAACTGCCTGTTGAGGTTAACCTGATGGATTTGGCCGCAACAGTTGCTTATGTGTTTGATGTGCCACGCCCGCAAGCATGGATTGGTCGCCCGGTAGTTTGTGCGTTCAAAGATGCGCCCGAGCCGGATCCTGCCACGTTGGTTGGGGATTTTTTATCGGCCTACAGAAACACACCGGTGATTTTGCCTCAGGATGCCGATGGAAAGTCGGGAGGATTTTATGTTGGCGAAAAGGCGTTGGTGACGATCCTGACGGAAGGCAAAGACGGTAAGATTCGCTATACAACTGATGGATCAATTCCCACAAAAAATTCGACGGTTTACTCAGAACCGTTCGAATTGGCTAACTCAGGTACTGTTCGCGCTGCCTATTTCGGTAACGATGGTCGTCATTCAACCTACTCGGAAGCCTTTTACCGGGTTGTTGAGAAGGTTGACGAAAATACCGGTGTGAACTATAAAATCTATCAAGGTGAAAATCTCGGTAAAATTCCTGCCTTTTCGTTTCTGAAAAAAGTAGCATCGGGAAAGGCTTATGAGATTAGTACAGATCAAATTGCGGATAAGCTGGGGGAGAATGTGGCTGTGGAATTTGAGGGCTATATTACGATTGAAAAACCAGGGAAATACGAATTCTTCACTGCTTCCGATGATGGTAGTAAGCTGTTTCTGGATGGAAAAGAATTGGTGAACAACGATGGCGATCACGGTACAAAAGAAGAGTCGGGAAGTGTTCAGCTCGAAGTGGGTAAGCACAAAATTCGGGTTGAATATTTTAACGGCGGAGGAGGTGGTTTTTTGGCGACAGGTTTCCGTGGTCCGGGAATACCCAAACAAATTTTATCGCCTGAGTTTTTGAGTGTAAAATAG
- a CDS encoding Ig-like domain-containing protein gives MKKSNLKYWLGGVALVGLTSYSLVSCQEDYDHTVDASNPTVVSFNPVSGVEDVAVKSNLVLTFDEYIQKGEGDIVIACEVDTQTIAVTSSAVQIGDDGRVLTIDPEDLSANETYVVTLERGFVTDLVGNEFLGLGAGQSWTFVTAGESGPTVASLSPEDDSEDASLFELAVTFSAKVAKGEGNITIYSAGGTVVEEFSVASSSIVVDNETVTISLSEPFEFATAYYVTIDAGSFVDADSKPFKGFTNDTSWNFTTTSGSGSDLVVYLPMDADLADASGNHFDAVLGEDATAEVTFVTDATRGQVAMFNAGSYAVLPKHDLLRPALSQDFSFNIWLKLEGIGSDPAIFSNKDWDSGGNPGVLLCTNGADSYVPGGSGTGWQVNIAGDPKADGNRMDWKAGKTTPQAPALSDNEWHMVSVVFDQTNKLLHVYIDAVEYTQPENTASFDLNTLTGPIWDNTNDYPFTIWEDGTGHYNSGSDTRKNLEGMVDELRFYNKALSATEISDLFNN, from the coding sequence ATGAAAAAATCGAACTTGAAATATTGGCTTGGGGGAGTTGCCCTTGTTGGCTTAACTTCCTACAGCCTGGTGTCGTGTCAGGAGGATTACGATCATACCGTCGACGCCTCGAATCCAACGGTTGTAAGTTTCAACCCGGTTTCCGGCGTCGAAGATGTTGCCGTGAAAAGCAACTTGGTGCTCACTTTTGACGAGTACATCCAGAAAGGAGAAGGTGATATTGTGATTGCCTGTGAGGTTGATACGCAGACGATCGCTGTGACTTCCAGCGCCGTTCAAATTGGTGATGACGGTCGGGTTTTAACGATTGATCCGGAAGATTTATCAGCGAATGAAACCTATGTGGTAACACTTGAGCGCGGCTTTGTTACCGACTTGGTTGGCAACGAATTTTTAGGTTTGGGTGCTGGTCAAAGCTGGACTTTTGTGACTGCCGGCGAGAGCGGTCCAACCGTTGCTTCTTTGTCTCCGGAGGACGACAGTGAAGATGCGTCGTTGTTCGAACTGGCAGTTACCTTTAGTGCAAAAGTAGCAAAGGGCGAGGGAAATATCACGATTTACAGCGCCGGTGGTACTGTTGTTGAAGAATTTTCGGTAGCTAGTTCGTCGATAGTTGTTGACAATGAAACTGTAACGATTAGCTTGAGTGAGCCTTTTGAGTTTGCAACAGCCTATTATGTAACAATCGATGCCGGTTCATTTGTGGATGCCGACAGTAAGCCGTTTAAAGGATTTACAAACGATACATCCTGGAATTTCACAACGACTTCAGGCAGCGGTAGCGACCTGGTTGTTTACCTGCCAATGGACGCAGACTTGGCTGATGCCAGCGGTAACCACTTCGACGCCGTTTTGGGCGAGGATGCCACAGCTGAAGTAACATTTGTAACTGATGCAACGCGTGGTCAGGTGGCTATGTTTAACGCCGGCTCCTACGCTGTGCTGCCGAAACATGATTTGTTGAGACCTGCCTTGTCTCAGGATTTCAGCTTCAATATCTGGCTCAAATTGGAAGGAATTGGGTCCGACCCGGCCATCTTCTCCAATAAAGACTGGGATAGCGGCGGCAACCCTGGAGTTTTGCTGTGTACCAATGGCGCCGACTCTTATGTGCCCGGTGGCAGCGGAACCGGTTGGCAAGTAAACATTGCGGGTGATCCAAAAGCTGACGGAAACCGGATGGACTGGAAGGCCGGAAAAACAACGCCTCAGGCTCCTGCGCTTTCGGATAACGAGTGGCACATGGTTTCGGTGGTGTTCGATCAAACCAACAAACTGTTGCATGTTTATATCGATGCAGTTGAATACACGCAGCCGGAGAATACGGCCAGCTTCGACCTGAATACGTTAACAGGCCCAATCTGGGATAACACAAATGATTATCCGTTCACGATTTGGGAAGACGGTACCGGACACTACAACTCAGGAAGCGATACCCGCAAAAACCTTGAAGGTATGGTTGACGAGCTGAGGTTCTACAACAAAGCCCTGAGCGCTACGGAAATTTCAGATTTGTTCAATAACTAA
- a CDS encoding LamG-like jellyroll fold domain-containing protein, translated as MKNLLKYLYALMSFAILTHQASVVTAADTKILVVGVDGIINTAIDYASTPGIDKLIDNASYNMAGYGGLPAYSTSGWATMLTGVQSDKHGVTSADSFTGNQFDTYPSVVSRIKSLSSATVIASVVRDADINTELNADADYKFNYASDDEVLQKSLELLGQSDLDVEFVQFSGPQDAGAEVGYQLRKAQYVLAVQQIDDYIQQLQAAIESRDSYADESWAIFLVSTHGGTESGVATNNSLEEMNVPIILSGSDLDNKKLDAASMDAIANADNILKLNKGTSYTYVRVPIDGTALQGMDKFTIELWIKANTDNSSDPSIIGDKDWDSGGNPGFTICRSGTSWKINIANTKRERYDIGSGKSIEDETWHHLAVSFDKTNECNVYQDGELMTSSKLTYKATDDMTSPYNYICLAQDGTETYGGGSPNWSGSFNEVRIWTDVLSQETIQEYMYLRNIESSDHPNLASLDLYLKLDEVRGTTITDYSGNGHDGELVGSATERHPYYPVKLTDVSVNVLSLLGLSIDSSWGLEGNALKSNVPYRLFKVN; from the coding sequence ATGAAGAATTTATTGAAATACTTATATGCACTGATGTCGTTTGCAATTTTAACGCATCAGGCTTCGGTTGTTACCGCTGCCGACACGAAGATATTGGTTGTTGGCGTTGACGGGATTATTAACACGGCCATCGACTATGCTTCGACGCCGGGAATTGATAAACTGATTGACAACGCCAGTTATAACATGGCGGGTTATGGTGGCCTTCCTGCCTATTCAACCAGTGGATGGGCAACAATGCTTACCGGTGTACAGTCCGATAAACATGGAGTAACCAGTGCTGATTCCTTCACCGGAAACCAGTTCGATACTTACCCATCGGTTGTTAGTCGTATCAAATCGCTGAGTTCAGCAACTGTGATTGCTTCGGTTGTTCGTGATGCTGATATCAATACAGAGTTGAATGCCGACGCCGATTATAAGTTTAATTACGCGTCGGACGATGAGGTGCTGCAGAAATCATTGGAGTTGCTTGGGCAATCGGATTTGGATGTTGAATTCGTTCAGTTTAGCGGCCCTCAGGATGCTGGTGCGGAAGTAGGTTATCAATTGCGAAAAGCCCAGTATGTGCTGGCAGTGCAGCAAATCGACGACTATATACAGCAATTGCAGGCCGCAATTGAGAGTCGCGACAGCTATGCCGATGAGAGCTGGGCAATTTTCCTGGTGTCGACTCACGGAGGAACTGAATCCGGCGTTGCAACCAATAATAGTCTGGAAGAAATGAACGTCCCGATTATTTTGTCGGGGAGTGATTTGGATAATAAAAAATTGGACGCCGCTAGCATGGATGCCATTGCGAACGCCGATAATATTTTGAAACTCAACAAAGGGACGAGCTATACTTACGTTCGGGTTCCGATTGACGGCACCGCGCTGCAGGGAATGGATAAATTCACTATTGAATTGTGGATTAAGGCCAACACCGATAACTCGAGCGACCCTTCCATTATTGGTGATAAGGATTGGGACTCGGGTGGTAATCCGGGCTTCACAATTTGCCGCAGTGGTACTTCCTGGAAAATCAACATTGCCAACACCAAACGCGAACGCTACGATATCGGCTCCGGAAAGTCGATTGAAGATGAAACATGGCACCATTTGGCTGTCAGTTTTGATAAAACAAATGAGTGTAATGTTTACCAGGACGGCGAGTTAATGACAAGCTCCAAATTGACCTACAAGGCCACCGATGATATGACTTCACCCTATAATTACATCTGTCTAGCGCAGGATGGTACAGAAACCTACGGTGGTGGCAGTCCAAACTGGTCGGGATCGTTCAACGAAGTTCGTATTTGGACGGATGTTCTCTCGCAGGAAACGATTCAGGAATACATGTATCTGCGAAACATTGAGAGTTCGGATCATCCGAATCTTGCGTCGTTGGATCTTTACCTGAAGCTGGATGAAGTGCGCGGGACGACAATAACAGATTACAGCGGAAACGGACATGACGGCGAATTGGTTGGCTCTGCTACCGAGCGTCACCCATACTACCCAGTGAAGTTGACTGATGTTTCGGTAAACGTGCTCAGCTTGCTCGGTTTAAGCATCGACAGCAGCTGGGGATTGGAAGGAAATGCGCTGAAATCGAATGTGCCATACCGTCTGTTTAAAGTAAACTAA